One Pseudomonas syringae CC1557 genomic window, ATTCGGTCGCTGGATGTTCCGGCCGGGACCAGTGGGCGCAGGGTCATGCCGCCGCCGAGGTCGGCGTTGAGGTTGAAGCCGCGCACGTCCAGCAGTTCGGCGAGGTCAATCTTGCCGTGTTCGACGATGCGTATCGGGGCGCGGCGGTTAATGCGGGTCAGGCGTGCGCTGAGGGCGTCGAAGGCTGCATCGTCGACCAGATCACGCTTGCTGACCAGCAACCGGTCGGCAAAGCCGATCTGCGCCTGGGCGATAGTTTGCGCCAGATGAGTATCGGCATGGGCGGCGTCGACCAAGGTAATGATGCCGTCGAGAATGTAACGCTCACGCAGCTCCTCATCAATGAAGAACGTCTGAGCGACAGGCGCCGGGTCAGCCAGGCCGGTGCATTCGATCACCAGTCGGTCGAAAGCGATTTCGCCACTGTCCAGACGCTCCAGCAACAGGTAGAGCGCCTTGGTCAGGTCCGTATGGATGGTGCAGCACACGCAGCCGTTGGACAGGGTCATGATCTGCACTGGATCAGTACCAAGCAACTGGCTGTCGATACCGGCGTCGCTGAATTCGTTTTCGATCACGGCGATTTTCAGGCCGTGCTCAGCCTTGAGCAGGTGGCGCAACAAAGTGGTTTTGCCTGCGCCCAGAAAACCAGTCAGCACGGTCACGGGGATGGGTTGCAGCTCAGTCATAAGGCTCCTGGCGTGATGCATTCAGCGGGAATGAAAACGCGCCACAGGTGATGGCCTGTGGCGCGTCAGGTCAAACAATAACGCAGATCAGCGAATCAGCAGCACTTCGGCCCGCCCTTGCCGCCGTAACGTGCCTCTTGCCGCTCCCGAAAGAACTGCTCGTAGGTCATCATCGGCTTGTCCGGGTGCGTGTTCTGCATGTGCTCGACGTAGGTGTCGTAGTCGGGCATGCCCACCATCAGGCGCGCGGCCTGACCGAGGTATTTGCCGAGGCGACTCAGGTCATTGAACATGGGCAAATCCTCTGTGGGTCAGCATTATCACACCTGCGACGCTGGCGGCATGGCCTGGAACGGCGCTTCCTTGTCGGTACGCTCCTGATTGCTCCAGGCGGCACGGCCGACCTTGATGGAGTAAAACAGGATACTGAACACCACGAACAGGAACAGCACGGTCAACCCGGCGTTGGTGTAGGCGTTGAAGATCACATGCTGCATCTGGTCCATGGTCTTGGCCGGGGCCAGAATCTGACCAGCATCTGCCGCAGCACTGTATTTCTTGGCCAGGGCCAGGAAGCCGACCGCAGGGTTGGCATCGAACAGCTTGATCAGACCCGCCGTCACGGTGCAGATCAACAGCCAGGCGGCGGGCAGCATGGTCACCCACACGTAGCGCTGACGCTTCATCTTGATCAGCACAACGCTGGCCAGCATCAGGGCGATGCCGGCGAGCATCTGGTTGGAGATGCCGAACAATGGCCATAGGGTATTGATGCCGCCCAGCGGGTCGATCACGCCCTGGTACAGCAGATAACCCCACAACGCCACGCAACCACCGGTGCCGATGGCGTTGGCAGTCCAGGATTCAGTCCGTTTCAAGGCTGGAACGAAGCTGCCCAGCAGGTCCTGAAGCATGAAGCGGCCGGCACGCGTACCGGCATCGACAGCGGTCAGGATAAACAGCGCCTCGAACAGAATCGCGAAGTGGTACCAGAACGCCATGGTGTTCTCACCGGGCAGCGCCTGGTGGAGGATTTGTGCAATACCGACCGCCAGGGTCGGCGCACCACCGGCACGGGCCAGAATGGTGTTTTCACCGATGTCCTTGGCCACTGCTGTCAGTTGATCAGGCGTAATGGCAAAGCCCCAGCTGGAAACCGTCTGCGCGACCGTCACCACGTCACTGCCAACCACGGCGGCCGGGCTGTTCATGGCGAAGTACACGCCTGGCTCGATAACCGATGCGGCAACCATCGCCATAATGGCCACGAACGATTCCATCAGCATGCCGCCGTAACCGATGTAACGCGCGTTCTTTTCGTTATCCAGCAGCTTGGGCGTGGTGCCCGAAGAGATCAGCGCATGGAAACCCGATACCGCACCGCACGCGATGGTAATGAACAGGAACGGGAACAGTGCGCCTTTCCAGACCGGGCCCGTGCCGTTGGTGAACTGCGTCAGGGCCGGCATTTTCAGCTCGGGAGCCAGAACCAGAATACCGATCGCCAGGGCCAGAATGGTGCCGATTTTCAGGAAGGTCGACAGGTAGTCACGCGGCGCAAGCAGCAGCCAGACCGGCAGCATTGCCGCGACAAAACCGTAGCCCACCAGCATCCAGGTGATCTGGATGCCGGTGAAGGTGAACATCGGCCCCCAGGTCGGATCGGCGGCAACCGCGCCGCCTAACCAGATCGAACCCAACAGCAGAATGACACCAACGATGGAAATTTCACCAATGCGGCCCGGGCGGATGTAGCGCATGTAAATGCCCATGAACATCGCAATCGGGATCGTCGCCATGACCGTGAACATGCCCCACGGGCTTTCAGCCAGGGCTTTGACGACGATCAGCGCCAGCACCGCCAGGATGATGATCATGATCAGGAAACAGCCGAACAAGGCGATGGTGCCGGGAATGCGGCCCATTTCCTCGCGAACCATGTCGCCCAAAGAGCGACCGTCGCGACGCGTGGACAGGAACAGGATCATGAAGTCCTGCACTGCACCGGCCAGCACTACGCCGGCGATCAGCCACAGCGTACCGGGCAGATAGCCCATCTGCGCCGCCAGCACCGGACCAACCAGCGGACCGGCGCCTGCAATGGCTGCAAAGTGGTGACCGAACAGGATGTGTTTGTTGGTCGGTACGTAGTCCAGACCATCATTGTTGACCACCGCCGGTGTCGCGCGCTGCGGATCGAGCTGCATGACGTGAGTGGCGATGAAAAGACTGTAGTAACGGTAAGCAACCAGATAGATAGCCACCGCAGCGACCACTATCCACAAGGCGTTGATCGCCTCTCCGCGACGCAAGGCCACGACCCCAAGAGCACATGCTCCGACAATTGCAACGATGAGCCACGGAACATGGCGCATCAGACTATTATTATTTTTCATTTTTTATTCCAGCAGAGTTGACTAGAAGGCAAGCAGCGAGAGTTTAGCGCCGCTTCAGCGAAAGACCACCCCCAACCATGGTCTAGGTCGAAATTTGATCAAGTGCGGCAGATACCCGGCATAGAGGGCTGGAATAGCCGCTATAAAGGCTTCCCGGATCACAAAACGCGCATGTAGAACTGTTCTGTAAGCGCTTTCAGGTCTATCGTGCATGAACATCAACATGATCAGAAAACAACCTGTCCGCTGACACTGGTAGCGGTTAACAAGAGAGCTCACTCGATGACCGACTCACACGAAGATCGACGTCGTTTCAAACGCATTGCCTTCGACGCCAGGACAAACCTCAAGCAAGGCGATCAAAGCTGGAAAGTGACACTGGTCGATCTGTCGTTGAAGGGCATGTTGATTGAGCGGCCAGAGCCGTGGACCGGCGATCCGGAGCAGCCATTTGATGTCGATATCGTTCTCAGCAACGAGACGCACGTGAAGATGGATGTCGCGGTCACCCACGATAACAATCGGCAACTCGGATTCGTCTGCCGACACATTGACCTCGACTCGATCAGCCACCTGAGGCGGCTGGTCGAGCTGAACCTTGGCGATCAGGCAGAGCTGGATCGTGAGCTGGCGGCGCTTATAGAACTCTAGGCACGCCTATTCAAACAGCGCATCGAGTGCCTGCTCCAGGCGCGTGACGGCAATAATCTGCAAGCCGGGAGGCGCCTCTTTCGGCGCATTGCCTTTCGGCACGATGGCCCGTTTGAAGCCATGCTTGGCGGCTTCTTTCAGTCGCTCCTGACCGCTCGGCACCGGCCTGACCTCGCCGGACAGGCCGACTTCGCCGAATACCAGCAAGTCATGCGGCAACGGACGATTGCGCAGGCTGGACATGACCGCAGCCATCAGCGCCAGATCCGAGGCAGTTTCCAGCACC contains:
- the yjiA gene encoding GTPase, with protein sequence MTELQPIPVTVLTGFLGAGKTTLLRHLLKAEHGLKIAVIENEFSDAGIDSQLLGTDPVQIMTLSNGCVCCTIHTDLTKALYLLLERLDSGEIAFDRLVIECTGLADPAPVAQTFFIDEELRERYILDGIITLVDAAHADTHLAQTIAQAQIGFADRLLVSKRDLVDDAAFDALSARLTRINRRAPIRIVEHGKIDLAELLDVRGFNLNADLGGGMTLRPLVPAGTSSDRITSLVLRSDKPLNLDRLSEFMNELLEDHGKQLLRYKGVLNIEDEPRKMVFQGVLKLYGFDWDADWAEGEPRESVIVFIADELPEEKIRAGFAKVTGQ
- a CDS encoding YbdD/YjiX family protein, which produces MFNDLSRLGKYLGQAARLMVGMPDYDTYVEHMQNTHPDKPMMTYEQFFRERQEARYGGKGGPKCC
- a CDS encoding carbon starvation CstA family protein produces the protein MKNNNSLMRHVPWLIVAIVGACALGVVALRRGEAINALWIVVAAVAIYLVAYRYYSLFIATHVMQLDPQRATPAVVNNDGLDYVPTNKHILFGHHFAAIAGAGPLVGPVLAAQMGYLPGTLWLIAGVVLAGAVQDFMILFLSTRRDGRSLGDMVREEMGRIPGTIALFGCFLIMIIILAVLALIVVKALAESPWGMFTVMATIPIAMFMGIYMRYIRPGRIGEISIVGVILLLGSIWLGGAVAADPTWGPMFTFTGIQITWMLVGYGFVAAMLPVWLLLAPRDYLSTFLKIGTILALAIGILVLAPELKMPALTQFTNGTGPVWKGALFPFLFITIACGAVSGFHALISSGTTPKLLDNEKNARYIGYGGMLMESFVAIMAMVAASVIEPGVYFAMNSPAAVVGSDVVTVAQTVSSWGFAITPDQLTAVAKDIGENTILARAGGAPTLAVGIAQILHQALPGENTMAFWYHFAILFEALFILTAVDAGTRAGRFMLQDLLGSFVPALKRTESWTANAIGTGGCVALWGYLLYQGVIDPLGGINTLWPLFGISNQMLAGIALMLASVVLIKMKRQRYVWVTMLPAAWLLICTVTAGLIKLFDANPAVGFLALAKKYSAAADAGQILAPAKTMDQMQHVIFNAYTNAGLTVLFLFVVFSILFYSIKVGRAAWSNQERTDKEAPFQAMPPASQV
- a CDS encoding PilZ domain-containing protein, translated to MTDSHEDRRRFKRIAFDARTNLKQGDQSWKVTLVDLSLKGMLIERPEPWTGDPEQPFDVDIVLSNETHVKMDVAVTHDNNRQLGFVCRHIDLDSISHLRRLVELNLGDQAELDRELAALIEL